From the genome of Globicephala melas chromosome 14, mGloMel1.2, whole genome shotgun sequence, one region includes:
- the PNISR gene encoding arginine/serine-rich protein PNISR isoform X3, whose product MWDQGGQPWQQWPLNQQQWMQSFQHQQDPSQIDWAALAQAWIAQREASGQQSMVEQPPGMMPNGQDMSTMESGPNNHGNFQGDSNFNRMWQPG is encoded by the exons ATGTGGGATCAAGGAGGACAGCCTTGGCAGCAATGGCCCTTGAATCAACAACAATGGATGCAGTCATTCCAGCACCAGCAGGATCCAA GCCAGATTGACTGGGCTGCATTGGCTCAAGCTTGGATTGCCCAAAGAGAAGCTTCAGGACAGCAAAGCATGGTAGAACAACCACCAGGAATGATGCCAAATGGACAAGATATGTCTACAATGGAGTCTGGTCCAAACAATCATGGGAATTTCCAAGGGGATTCGAACTTTAACAGAATGTGGCAACCAG GCTGA
- the PNISR gene encoding arginine/serine-rich protein PNISR isoform X2: MWDQGGQPWQQWPLNQQQWMQSFQHQQDPSQIDWAALAQAWIAQREASGQQSMVEQPPGMMPNGQDMSTMESGPNNHGNFQGDSNFNRMWQPEWGMHQQPPHPPPEQPWMPPTPGPMDIVPPSEDSNSQDSGEFAPDNRHIFNQNNHNFGGPPDNFAVGPVNQFDYQDLQDLQHLPRIEEKDHHHSGIGSAHLLHFL, translated from the exons ATGTGGGATCAAGGAGGACAGCCTTGGCAGCAATGGCCCTTGAATCAACAACAATGGATGCAGTCATTCCAGCACCAGCAGGATCCAA GCCAGATTGACTGGGCTGCATTGGCTCAAGCTTGGATTGCCCAAAGAGAAGCTTCAGGACAGCAAAGCATGGTAGAACAACCACCAGGAATGATGCCAAATGGACAAGATATGTCTACAATGGAGTCTGGTCCAAACAATCATGGGAATTTCCAAGGGGATTCGAACTTTAACAGAATGTGGCAACCAG AATGGGGAATGCATCAGCAGCCCCCACACCCCCCTCCAGAGCAGCCATGGATGCCACCAACACCAGGCCCAATGGACATTGTTCCTCCTTCCGAAGACAGCAACAGTCAGGACAGTGGGGAATTTGCCCCTGACAACAGGCATATATTTAACCAGAACAATCACAACTTTGGTGGACCACCCGATAATTTTGCAGTGGGGCCAGTGAACCAGTTTGACTATCAG GACCTCCAGGACCTCCAGCACCTCCCCAGAATCGAAGAGAAAGACCATCATCATTCAGGGATCGGCAGCGCTCACCTATTGCACTTCCTGTGA
- the PNISR gene encoding arginine/serine-rich protein PNISR isoform X1 — MWDQGGQPWQQWPLNQQQWMQSFQHQQDPSQIDWAALAQAWIAQREASGQQSMVEQPPGMMPNGQDMSTMESGPNNHGNFQGDSNFNRMWQPEWGMHQQPPHPPPEQPWMPPTPGPMDIVPPSEDSNSQDSGEFAPDNRHIFNQNNHNFGGPPDNFAVGPVNQFDYQHGAAFGPPQGGFHPPYWQPGPPGPPAPPQNRRERPSSFRDRQRSPIALPVKQEPPQIDAVKRRTLPAWIREGLEKMEREKQKKLEKERMEQQRSQLSKKEKKAAEDAEGGDGPRLPQRSKFDSDEEDEDTENVEAASSGKVTRSPSPVPQEDQSEPEMTEEEKEYQMMLLTKMLLTEILLDVTDEEIYYVAKDAHRKATKAPAKQLAQSSALASLTGLGGLGGYGSGDSEDERSDRGSESSDTDDEELRHRIRQKQEAFWRKEKEQQLLHDKQMEEEKQQTERVTKEMNEFIHKEQNSLSLLEAREADGDVVNEKKRTPNETTSVLEPKKEHKEKEKQGRSRSGSSSSGSSSSNSRSSSTSSTVSSSSYSSSSGSSRTSSRSSSPKRKKRHSRSRSPTIKARRSRSRSYSRRIKIESNRARVKIRDRRRSNRTSIERERRRNRSPSRERRRSRSRSRDRRTNRSSRSRSRDRRKIDDQRGNLSGSSHKHKGEAKEQERKKERSRSIEKDRKKKDKEREREQDKRKEKQKREEKDFKFSSQDDRLKRKRESERTFSRSGSISVKIIRHDSRQDSKKSTTKDSKKHSGSDSSGRSSSESPGSSKEKKAKKPKHSRSRSMEKSQRSGKKASRKHKSKSRSRSTTPPRRKR; from the exons ATGTGGGATCAAGGAGGACAGCCTTGGCAGCAATGGCCCTTGAATCAACAACAATGGATGCAGTCATTCCAGCACCAGCAGGATCCAA GCCAGATTGACTGGGCTGCATTGGCTCAAGCTTGGATTGCCCAAAGAGAAGCTTCAGGACAGCAAAGCATGGTAGAACAACCACCAGGAATGATGCCAAATGGACAAGATATGTCTACAATGGAGTCTGGTCCAAACAATCATGGGAATTTCCAAGGGGATTCGAACTTTAACAGAATGTGGCAACCAG AATGGGGAATGCATCAGCAGCCCCCACACCCCCCTCCAGAGCAGCCATGGATGCCACCAACACCAGGCCCAATGGACATTGTTCCTCCTTCCGAAGACAGCAACAGTCAGGACAGTGGGGAATTTGCCCCTGACAACAGGCATATATTTAACCAGAACAATCACAACTTTGGTGGACCACCCGATAATTTTGCAGTGGGGCCAGTGAACCAGTTTGACTATCAG CATGGGGCTGCTTTTGGTCCACCGCAAGGTGGATTTCATCCTCCTTATTGGCAACCAGGACCTCCAGGACCTCCAGCACCTCCCCAGAATCGAAGAGAAAGACCATCATCATTCAGGGATCGGCAGCGCTCACCTATTGCACTTCCTGTGAAGCAGGAGCCGCCACAAATTG ATGCAGTAAAACGCAGGACTCTTCCAGCTTGGATTCGAGAAGGTCTTGAAAAAATGGAACGTGAAAAGCAGAAGAagttggagaaagaaagaatggaacaaCAACGTTCACAGttgtccaaaaaagaaaagaaggctgCAGAAGATGCTGAAGGAGGAGATGGCCCTCGTTTACCTCAGAGAAGTAAATTT GATAGTGATGAGGAAGATGAAGACACTGAAAATGTGGAGGCCGCAAGCAGTGGAAAAGTCACCAGAAGTCCATCTCCAGTTCCTCAAGAAGATCAGAGTGAACCAGAAATGACCGAAGAAGAGAAAGAGTATCAAATG ATGTTGCTGACAAAAATGCTTCTGACTGAAATTCTACTGgatgtcacagatgaagaaatttatTATGTAGCCAAAGATGCACACCGGAAAGCAACGAAAG CTCCTGCAAAACAGCTGGCACAGTCCAGTGCACTGGCTTCCCTCACTGGACTCG GTGGACTGGGTGGTTATGGATCAGGAGACAGTGAAGATGAGAGGAGCGACCGAGGTTCTGAGTCATCTGACACTGATGATGAGGAATTACGGCACCGAATCCGGCAAAAACAGGAAGctttttggagaaaagaaaaagaacagcagcTGTTACATGATAAACAGATGGAAG aagaaaagcaacaaacaGAAAGGGTTACAAAAGAGATGAATGAATTTATCCATAAAGAGCAAAATAGTTTATCACTACTAGAAGCAAGAGAAGCAGATGGTGATGTggttaatgaaaagaaaaggactCCAAATGAAACTACATCAGTTTTAGAACCAAAAAAAgagcataaagaaaaagagaaacaaggaaggagTAGATCAGGAAGTTCCAGTAGTGGTAGTTCCAGTAGCAATAGCAGAagtagtagtactagtagtaCTGTCTCTAGCTCTTCGTACAGTTCTAGCTCAGGTAGTAGTCGCACTTCTTCCCGATCTTCTtctcctaaaagaaaaaagagacatagTAGGAGTAGATCGCCAACAATTAAAGCTAGGCGTAGTAGGAGTAGAAGTTACTCTCGCAGAATTAAAATAGAGAGCAATAGGGCTAGAGTAAAGATTAGAGATAGGAGGAGGTCTAATAGAACTAGCATTGAAAGAGAAAGACGAAGAAATCGAAGTCCTTCCCGAGAGAGACGTAGAAGTAGAAGTCGCTCAAGGGATAGGCGAACCAATCGGTCCAGTCGCAGTAGGAGTCGAGATAGGCGTAAAATTGATGATCAACGTGGAAATCTTAGTGGGAGCAGTCATAAGCATAAAGGTGAGGCTAAagaacaagagaggaaaaaagagaggagtCGAAGTATAGAGAAagataggaaaaagaaagacaaagaaagggagCGTGAAcaggataaaagaaaagagaaacaaaaaagggaagaaaaagattttaagttcAGTAGTCAGGATGATAGGTTAAAAAGGAAACGAGAAAGTGAAAGAACATTCTCTAGGAGTGGTTCTATATCTGTTAAAATCATAAGACATGATTCTAGACAGGATAGTAAGAAAAGTACTACCAAAGACAGTAAAAAACATTCAGGCTCTGATTCTAGTGGAAGGAGCAGTTCTGAATCTCCAGGAAGTAGCAAAGAAAAGAAGGCTAAGAAGCCTAAACATAGTCGATCGCGATCCATGGAGAAATCTCAAAGGTCTGGTAAGAAGGCAAGCCGCAAACACAAGTCTAAGTCCCGATCAAG atctaCAACCCCTCCCCGTCGTAAACGCTGA